The following coding sequences lie in one Paenibacillus durus ATCC 35681 genomic window:
- the rpmI gene encoding 50S ribosomal protein L35, translated as MPKMKTHSSLKGRFKITGTGKVTRYKAYKNHLLSHKSKRAKRVLGTNPEMAPGDVRRLKQGLANLK; from the coding sequence ATGCCTAAAATGAAAACCCACAGCAGCCTGAAAGGCCGCTTTAAAATCACCGGAACGGGTAAAGTAACGCGCTACAAAGCTTACAAAAACCATCTGCTGTCCCACAAGTCCAAGCGCGCTAAGCGGGTTCTGGGAACCAACCCTGAAATGGCTCCCGGCGACGTAAGACGTCTGAAGCAAGGCCTGGCTAACTTGAAATAG
- a CDS encoding glycosyltransferase family 2 protein has product MADAIFVTLQVILALIAVYQFGFSLFGLRRKKKKELFPPEKSFAVLVAAHNEEQVVGALMENLKQLNYPKELYDVFVICDNCTDGTARIVREHGMTACVRTNNNLRGKGYAIEWMLGKLWDMPRQYDAVVMFDADNLAHTDFLMEMNNDLCSGAKVIQGYIDTKNPEDSWITAAYGISYWYINRLWQLSRHNVGMANFLGGTGMCFETNLLKEMGWGATSLVEDLEFTMRSASKGVYPEFNYDAKVFDEKPLTFKASSRQRLRWMQGHFTVARRYFFPLLWQSIKERSLTKFDLALYGVNVYIVLLTFLMTAVMWIDSSLLGGPHIANLYGYLPLWLSYIAIIANVFTFFVSMILEKVKFKKVYAYMLLFPIYLISWYPITFYAFFTQNNKQWSHTKHTRVVRLEEVQSKQG; this is encoded by the coding sequence ATGGCAGATGCAATTTTTGTAACGCTCCAAGTGATCTTGGCGCTGATTGCGGTTTACCAGTTTGGCTTCTCGTTGTTCGGACTGCGCAGGAAGAAGAAGAAAGAGCTTTTCCCGCCGGAAAAGTCATTTGCCGTGCTCGTAGCGGCGCATAACGAAGAACAAGTGGTCGGGGCGCTTATGGAGAACCTGAAGCAGCTGAATTATCCGAAGGAACTATACGACGTGTTCGTAATCTGCGATAACTGTACGGACGGGACGGCCCGCATTGTCCGGGAGCATGGCATGACCGCCTGCGTCCGCACCAACAATAATTTGAGAGGCAAAGGCTACGCAATCGAATGGATGCTGGGGAAACTTTGGGACATGCCGCGCCAGTACGACGCCGTCGTGATGTTCGATGCCGATAATCTGGCCCATACCGACTTCCTGATGGAGATGAACAATGATCTCTGTTCCGGAGCAAAAGTCATTCAGGGCTACATCGACACGAAGAATCCGGAGGATTCCTGGATTACCGCAGCCTATGGCATTTCTTACTGGTATATTAACCGGCTGTGGCAGTTGTCACGCCACAATGTGGGCATGGCCAACTTTCTTGGCGGAACGGGCATGTGCTTTGAAACGAATCTGCTCAAGGAAATGGGCTGGGGAGCAACCAGTCTTGTAGAAGACCTGGAGTTCACCATGCGCAGCGCATCGAAGGGCGTATATCCGGAGTTCAACTACGACGCCAAAGTATTTGACGAGAAGCCACTTACGTTCAAGGCCTCGTCCAGACAGAGGCTTCGCTGGATGCAAGGACATTTTACCGTTGCCCGCCGTTATTTCTTCCCTCTGCTATGGCAGAGTATTAAAGAACGCAGCTTGACTAAGTTTGATCTGGCGCTATACGGTGTCAACGTCTATATTGTCCTGCTCACGTTCCTGATGACCGCAGTGATGTGGATCGACAGCTCGCTGCTGGGCGGTCCGCATATCGCCAACCTGTACGGTTACCTGCCTTTATGGCTGAGCTATATCGCGATTATCGCCAATGTGTTTACTTTTTTCGTATCGATGATTCTTGAAAAGGTAAAGTTCAAAAAGGTATACGCCTATATGCTGCTGTTCCCGATTTACCTGATTTCCTGGTATCCGATTACGTTCTACGCGTTCTTTACGCAAAATAACAAGCAATGGAGCCATACGAAGCACACTCGCGTTGTGCGGCTGGAGGAAGTTCAAAGCAAGCAGGGGTAG
- the infC gene encoding translation initiation factor IF-3 — MINDEIRAREVRLVGPEGEQIGIKPIREALQMAIDLNLDLVNVAPQAKPPVCRIMDYGKFRYEQQKKEKEARKNQKIVDIKEVWFRANIEEHDYQTKFRNVVKFLNEGDKVKCSVRFRGREITHANIGQKILERVKLEVAEISVVERQPKLEGRSMIMILAPKSS, encoded by the coding sequence ATGATCAATGATGAGATTCGGGCGAGAGAAGTCCGTTTGGTTGGCCCGGAGGGAGAACAGATTGGGATTAAACCGATCCGCGAAGCGTTGCAGATGGCAATCGATCTTAATCTGGATTTAGTCAATGTAGCGCCGCAGGCGAAGCCGCCGGTATGCCGCATCATGGATTACGGAAAGTTCCGTTACGAGCAGCAGAAGAAAGAGAAGGAAGCCCGTAAGAACCAGAAGATCGTGGACATCAAGGAAGTTTGGTTCCGCGCTAACATTGAAGAACATGACTATCAGACGAAGTTCCGTAATGTGGTCAAGTTCTTGAATGAAGGCGATAAGGTGAAATGCTCCGTCCGCTTCCGCGGACGCGAAATTACCCACGCGAACATCGGCCAGAAAATTCTGGAGCGCGTCAAGTTGGAAGTGGCCGAGATTTCCGTTGTGGAGCGCCAGCCCAAGCTGGAAGGCCGCAGCATGATTATGATTTTGGCGCCCAAATCATCTTAA